The following proteins are co-located in the Microcebus murinus isolate Inina chromosome 21, M.murinus_Inina_mat1.0, whole genome shotgun sequence genome:
- the ZMAT2 gene encoding zinc finger matrin-type protein 2 translates to MASGSGTKNLDFRRKWDKDEYEKLAEKRLTEEREKKDGKPVQPVKRELLRHRDYKVDLESKLGKTIVITKTTPQSEMGGYYCNVCDCVVKDSINFLDHINGKKHQRNLGMSMRVERSTLDQVKKRFEVNKKKMEEKQKDYDFEERMKELREEEEKAKAYKKEKQKEKKRRAEEDLTFEEDDEMAAVMGFSGFGSTKKSY, encoded by the exons ATGGCGTCGGGCAGCGGG ACAAAAAACTTGGACTTTCGCCGAAAGTGGGACAAAGATGAATACGAGAAACTCGCCGAGAAGAGGCTCacggaagagagagaaaagaaagatg GAAAACCAGTGCAGCCGGTCAAGCGAGAGCTTCTGCGGCACAGGGACTATAAGGTGGACCTGGAATCCAAGCTTGGGAAGACAATTGTCATTACCAAGACCACCCCACAGTCTGAGATGGGAGG ATATTACTGTAATGTCTGTGACTGTGTGGTGAAGGACTCCATCAACTTCCTGGATCACATTAATGGAAAGAAAC ATCAGCGAAACTTGGGTATGTCTATGCGTGTGGAACGTTCCACACTGGATCAGGTGAAGAAACGCTTTGAGGTCAACAAGAAGAAGATGGAAGAGAAACAGAAGGATTATGATTTTGAGGAAAGGATGAAGGAGCTCAGAGAAGAG GAGGAAAAGGCCAAAGcgtacaagaaagaaaaacagaaggagaagaaaaggagagctgAGGAGGACTTGACATTTGAGGAGGATGATGAGATGGCAGCTGTGATGGGTTTCTCAGGCTTTGGTTCCACCAAGAAGAGTTACTGA